A window of Diabrotica virgifera virgifera chromosome 9, PGI_DIABVI_V3a contains these coding sequences:
- the LOC126891609 gene encoding uncharacterized protein LOC126891609, whose translation MCSICKGNYFHESCAEKSGAMKGNTIKCGKCAKSEVKSDEVDFSSNKSKEISEFQKLFQKMEESMEFLSSKFDTLTVENQNALRELRDMKRENIQLKTKVSQLEKRICELEIKEFSCNLEIHGTQIKNEDPKEVLMEIANDLLSCNFNSQDVSDCFKQETKNGAIIVAKMRSRDIKTKFIKARKNRKMESNMLSCNKNKENTSKIYINEQLTFTNRNLFNIAYKLKKERKYKYCWTKNGRVYVKKSDDSEPIYIHNEDIIKTL comes from the coding sequence ATGTGCAGTATTTGTAAGGGAAATTATTTTCACGAGAGTTGTGCAGAAAAATCTGGAGCAATGAAAGGAAATACAATCAAATGTGGTAAATGTGCAAAAAGTGAGGTTAAGTCGGATGAAGTCGATTTTTCTTCAAACAAATCAAAGGAAATCTCAGAGTTTCAAAAGTTATTTCAGAAAATGGAAGAATCTATGGAATTCCTGAGCAGCAAATTTGATACTCTTACAGTGGAAAATCAAAATGCATTACGGGAATTGCGAGATATGAAAAGAGAAAATATCCAATTAAAAACCAAAGTTAGCCAGCTGGAAAAAAGAATCTGTGAACTAGAAATCAAAGAATTTTCCTGTAACCTAGAGATTCACGGAACTCAAATCAAAAATGAAGATCCCAAAGAAGTTCTAATGGAAATTGCTAATGATCTTTTATCATGTAATTTTAATAGTCAAGATGTGTCAGACTGCTTCAAACAAGAAACCAAAAATGGAGCAATAATTGTTGCAAAGATGAGATCACGTGATATAAAAACTAAGTTTATCAAAGCACGAAAAAATCGTAAAATGGAATCTAATATGCTGAGTTGCAACAAAAACAAAGAGAATACTTCAAAGATCTATATAAACGAGCAGCTCACCTTTACAAACAGAAACTTGTTTAACATTGCGTACAAATTAAAAAAGGAAAGGAAATACAAATACTGTTGGACAAAAAATGGTAGggtatatgtaaaaaaatctgaTGATTCTGAGCCAATTTACATTCACAATGAGGATATTATCAAAACTCTTTAA
- the LOC126892091 gene encoding zinc finger protein 235-like, whose protein sequence is MEITEKLVEDLSYQGNDVTRHTQGKTSNKNMKVMAGDRSYKCEICFKQFNRAGYLEKHLRVHTGEKPHKCEICCKQFSQAGNVKEHLKVHTGEKPHKCEICFKQFNSAGNFKQHLRTHTGEKPHKCEICFKQFAYKYQLTVHMAVHTGELPHKCKICFKTFCNKDILKGHLRVHTGEKPHKCEICCKQFSQAGNLKEHLRVHTGEKPHKCDICFKQFCKTDILKRHLRVHTGEKPYKCEICFKQFSQAGTLKEHLRLHTGEKPHKCEICFKQFYRAGTLKEHLRTHTGEKSHKCDICFKQFFTASNFKVHLRIHTGEKPYKCETCLKRFLTTSYLKQHLRKHTREKPHTCKTGQ, encoded by the coding sequence ATGGAAATTACGGAGAAACTCGTTGAAGATTTGTCTTACCAAGGAAATGATGTGACTCGACATACTCAAGGGAAAACATCAAACAAAAATATGAAAGTTATGGCTGGCGATAGgtcttataaatgtgaaatttgttttaagcaatttaatcgAGCAGGTTATTTggaaaaacatttgagagtgcacactggggaaaaacctcacaagtgtgaaatttgttgtaagcaatttagtcaagcaggtaATGTGAAAGAACATTTGAAAgtacacactggggaaaaacctcacaagtgtgaaatttgttttaagcaatttaataGCGCAGGTAATTTCAAACAGCATTTAAGaacgcacactggagaaaaacctcacaagtgcgaGATTTGCTTTAAGCAGTTTGCTTATAAATATCAATTAACGGTTCACATGGCAGTTCACACAGGAGAACTACCCCACAAGTGTAAGATTTGTTTTAAGACGTTTTGTAATAAAGATATTTTGAAAGGGcatttaagagtgcacactggggaaaaacctcacaagtgtgaaatttgttgtaagcaatttagtcaagcaggtaatttgaaagaacatttgagagtgcacactggggaaaaacctcacaagtgtgatatttgttttaagcagttttgtAAAACAGAtattttgaaaaggcatttaagagtacacactggagaaaaaccatacaagtgtgaaatttgttttaagcaatttagtcaagcaggtaCTTTAAAAGAGCATTTAAGactacacactggagaaaaacctcacaagtgtgaaatttgttttaagcaattttataGAGCAGGTACTTTAAAAGAGCATTTAAgaacacacactggagaaaaatctcacaagtgtgacatttgttttaagcagttttttACGGCAAGTAATTTCAAAGTgcatttgagaatacacactggagaaaaaccatacaagtgtgaaacttgCTTAAAACGGTTTCTTACTACAAGTTATTTGAAACAACATTTGAGAAAGCACACTAGAGAAAAACCTCATACATGTAAAACAGGTCAGTAA
- the LOC126891610 gene encoding uncharacterized protein LOC126891610, whose protein sequence is MTGIHINLQNCRGLNTKTAEFYKNCLEGNYDVVVAVETWLREDMVDGELIDINVFNLLRSDRNQEISGKTKGGGVLMVINKEHKILKVTQHCLSFEILVADLKINSKLSIKLIGVYIPPDCKLHDYANCFELLQTRITDINNTFIFGDFNIAEIKGTENLDFTNGSAKFKSMIEFLNFNSFLLYNNVKNWQGKTLYQVVASADNINSCKVCQEQLPLVKEDRLHPSLEIQLSFTVSSFRQTDKLVGNRFNFKKANFDLMCDLMRNMTWEAVTEEIEVDKALDIFYSKVLNIFEGSVPQYNIYKNYSNFPKWFTPDIKKLLKQKNNFRKLRHVSIYFNNQFIETRKKLKSLINIEHRKYIRKIEENIENEFNNFWNFINNKNSKSNQTEIFYFGGKEINQSDTANEFAKYFESVYSTDISSYNTNFTNIISNNNVLNLPSITSVDYDNAVKKLKPKKAAEKWKLSSITPIFKAGNKRDIENYRGVAIMCAPSKIF, encoded by the exons ATGACAGGGATTCACATAAACCTTCAGAATTGTAGGGGACTGAACACGAAAACTGCGGAATTCTATAAAAATTGCTTGGAAGGTAATTATGATGTAGTAGTAGCTGTAGAAACATGGCTTCGGGAGGATATGGTTGATGGAGAACTAATTGATATAAATGTATTTAACTTATTGAGATCTGACAGAAACCAGGAGATTTCTGGCAAAACTAAGGGAGGAGGAGTATTAATGGTAATAAACAAGGAGCATAAGATTTTAAAAGTAACACAACATTGTTTATCTTTTGAAATTTTGGTTGCGGATTTAAAAATTAATAGCAAATTAAGTATAAAATTAATTGGAGTGTATATTCCACCAGATTGTAAATTACATGACTATGCGAATTGCTTCGAATTGTTACAAACACGTATTACTGATATTAATAACACGTTTATTTTTGGCGACTTCAATATTGCAGAAATTAAAGGAACCGAAAATCTAGATTTTACTAATGGAAGTGCTAAGTTTAAAAGTATGAttgagtttttaaattttaattcatttttgcTTTATAACAATGTAAAAAACTGGCAGGGCAAAACTTTATATCAAGTAGTAGCATCTGCAGATAATATAAATAGTTGTAAGGTATGTCAAGAGCAGTTACCGTTAGTAAAGGAAGATAGATTACATCCATCTCTGGAAATTCAACTTTCATTTACAGTATCAAGTTTTAGACAAACAGATAAGTTAGTTGGtaatagatttaattttaaaaaagcaaattttgaTTTGATGTGTGATTTGATGAGAAATATGACGTGGGAAGCTGTAACAGAGGAAATAGAGGTAGATAAAGCTCTAGATATCTTTTACTCAAAAGTACTTAATATATTTGAAGGATCTGTACcacaatataatatttacaagaaTTATTCTAATTTTCCGAAATGGTTTACGCCTGATATCAAAAAGTTgctcaaacaaaaaaataattttagaaagttAAGACATGTTTCAATTTATTTTAACAATCAATTTATAGAGACCAGAAAAAAACTGAAATCATTAATTAACATAGAGCACAGGAAATATATACGGAAAATtgaggaaaatatagaaaatgagtTTAACAATTTCTGGAATTTCATTAATAATAAGAATTCTAAGTCTAATCaaacagaaatattttattttggggGTAAAGAAATAAATCAGAGTGATACTGCTAATGAGTTTGCGAAATATTTTGAATCTGTTTATTCTACCGACATTTCTAGCTATAACACtaattttacaaatattattagtaataacAATGTTTTGAATTTACCATCAATAACAAGCGTAGATTATGATAATGCAGTCAAAAAGCTGAAACCAAAGAAAGCTGCCG aaaaatggaaaCTATCTTCAATTACTCCAATATTTAAGGCGGGTAACAAAAGAGAtattgaaaattatagaggagtcGCTATTATGTGTGCTCCAtcaaaaattttctaa